The nucleotide sequence tcaaaacaatcatcaagtatcaaacttctcttagtattcaatgcactttatatgaaagtttttattatatccctcttggatgcccatcatattaggactagtttcataaccaaagcaaactaccatgctgttctaaagactctcaaaatgatataagtgaagcatgagagttcatctatttctacaaaataaatccaccaccgtgctctaaaaagatataagtgaagcactagagcaaatgacaaactactccaaaagatataagtgaagatcaatgagtagttgaataattatgcaactatgtgaagactctctaacatttaagaatttaagatcttggtactttattcaaacagcaagcaaaacaaaataaaataaattgacgctccaagcaaaacacatatcacgtggcgaataaaaatatagctccaagtaaagttaccgatgaacgaagacgaaagaggggatgccttccggggcatccccaagcttaggctctttccacttcttattccatagtccatcgaatccttacccaaaacttgaaaacttcacaacacaaaacttagcagaaaactcgtaagctccgttaacgaaagaaaacaaaacaccacttcaaggtactgtaatgaagtcattctttatatatattggtgttacacctactgtattccaacttctctatggtttataaactattttactagccatagattcatcaaaataagcaaacaacacacgaaaaacagaatctgtcaaaaacagaacagtctgtagtaatctggatcaaatgtatacttctggaaccccaaaattctaaaataaattgctggacctgaggaatttatctattaatcatctgcaaaaataattaactaaatagcactctccaaataaaaatggcaacaattcttgtgagcgctaaagtttctattttttacagcatgatcataaagacttcacccaagtcttcccaaaggttctgcttggcacaaacactaactaaaacacaaacaACTCAATcgtaacagaggctagataaattatttattgctaaacaggaacaaaaagcaaggaacaaaaataaaattgggttgcctcccaacaagcgctatcgtttaacgcccctagctaggcatgatgatttcaatgatgctcacataaaagataagaattgaaacataaagagagcatcataaagaatatgactagcaaatttaagtctaacatacttcctatgcatagggattttgtgagcaaacaacttatggaaacaataatcaactagcataggaaggtaaaacaagcataacttcaaaactttaagcacatagagaggaaacttgatattattgcaattcctacaagcatatgttccttcatcataataattttcagtagcatcatgagtgaattcaacaatataaccagcacctaaagcattcttttcatgatctacaagcatagaaattttattactctctacataagcaaatttcttctcatgaatagtagtgggagcaaactcaacaaaataattatcatgtgaggcataatccaattgaaaactaaatcatgatgacaagtttcatggatatcattattctttatagcatacaagtcatcacaataatcatcatagatagcaactttgttctcataatcaattggaacctcttccggaatagtggattcatcacaaaataaagtcatgacctctccaaatccactttcatcaatataatcatcataaataggaggcatgctttcatcataataaattttctcatcaaaacttgggggacaaaaaatatcatcttcatcaaacatagcttccccaagcttgtggctttgcatatcattagcatcatggatattcaaggaattcatactaacaacattgcaatcatgctcatcattcaaatatttagtgccaaacattttaatgcattcttcttctaacacttcggcacaattttcctttccatcatactcatgaaagatattaaaaagatgaagcgtatgaggcaaacttaattacatttttttgtaattttcttttataaactaaactagtgataaaacaagaaactaaaagacacgattgcaagatctaaagatataccttcaaacactaacctccccggtaacggcgccagaaaagagcttgatgtctactacacaaacttcttcttgtagacgttgttgggcctccaagtgcagaggtttgtaggacagtagcaaatttccctcaagtggatgacctaaggtttatcaatccgtgggaggcataggatgaagatggtctctctcaagcaaccctgcaaccaaataacaaagactctcttgtgtccccaacacacccaatacaatgttaaattgtataggtgcactagttcggcgaagagatggtgatacaagtggtatatggatggtagataaaggtttttgtaatctgaaattataaaaacagcaaggtaactaatgataaaagtgagcgtaaacggtattgcaatgctaggaaacaaggcctagggttcatactttcgctagtgcaagttccctcaacaataataacataattggatcacataactatccctcaacatgcaacaaagagtcactccaaagtcactaatagcggagaacaaacgaagagattatggtagggtacgaaaccacctcaaagttattctttccaatcaatccgttgggctattcctataagtgtcacaaacagccctagagttcgtactagaataacaccttaagacacaaatcaaccaaaaccctaatgtcacctagatactccaatgtcacctcaagtatccgtgggtatgattatacgatatgcatcacacaatctcagattcatctattcaaccaacacatagaacctcaaagagtgccccaaagtttctactggagaatcacgacgaaaacgtgtgccaacccctatgcataggttcatgggcagaacccgcaagttgatcaccaaaacttacatcaagtgaatcacgtggtatcccattgtcaccacagatacgcatggcaagacatacatcaagtgttctcaaatctttaaagactcaatccgataagataacttcaaagggaaaactcaatccattacaagagagtagagggggaggagaaacataagatccaactataatagcaaagctcgcgatatatcaagatcgtatcacctcaagaacacgagaaagagaaagagagagagagagagagagcgagcgagagagagagagatcaaacacatagctactggtacataccctcagccccgagggagaactactccctcctcgtcatggagagcaccgggatgatgaagatggccaccggagagggattgccccctccgacaaggtgccggaacgggtctagattggttttcggtggctacgaaggcttctggcggcgaaattcccgatctattgtgctcccgatcgttttagggtatatggagatatataggaggaagaagtgcgtcaggaggcccacgagggtgaagggcgcgcccccctgcctcgtggtttcctcgttgatcccctgacgtgcactcctaGTCTTTTGGGCTTCTTCTAATCCAAaagtaagttccgtgaagtttcaggtcaattggactccgtttgaattttcttttctgcgatattctaaaacaaggaaaaaaagaaactggcactgggctctaggttaataggttagtcccaaaaatgatataaaagtgcataataaatgcatataaaacatccaaggttgataatataatagcatggaacaatcaaaaattatagatacgttggagacgtatcaatgtcctacaccagatgctggagtacagacgggatcaccagaaccttcgcatgtcacctacatctggcgatgcccatattctgcgaTGGGCAAAGAACTTAGGAAATATCGAGGATCATTGACTtcaagctgagttctatcacatccagcgcgaacttgcccaaatcatcatgaaggaggtcgtcgaaaaaacagggatgttctacgaagaaggacaaatgtcgcgggaagacgtccgaacacgcgtagccgctcaatgtctcgacctgaagcctttcactaagctagGGGACTATCTCCCTggcttggatggatggcacgacatggagtgattgtcgatatatgacaatgtgtccgtttagtacATACTATCagtatgacgaaactttgaattatgcacgacgaaactttatttgtgatgtagttaaaccgtcctcctcgactagcgaagatcactctagttagggcattttgggtacgatgaactttaatttgttatttatgcttatgatatgttgcttctattttttgccaagtctgtctctttctgttgctcaactatatatgttgcatattatcgactcatgtgacgatgcaggtgtatagattatcgatggcgaagaagtgctacgccaggagtatacgacgagtggccagaatgtcaggcccaggtgtaccggtttccggttttcgagcgacagccagtagttagtttaggttcacgcaaaGTGATAGCttttctcgcgtatatcattgtttagatggatgatgatgtagttgcaagtaatcgagatttgtatcgctattttcgagatgatgacaagagaccgctttgtgttggatgatgattatgatgatgacatgatttgatgagactatttgtatgtatatgctatgattacatttctATGTGTAtcgtatgctaaagattattgtataaagcctattcaaatacaaaacaaatatgcagaaaaaactactaaaattagcagtagcgagtggagaaaagttagcagaagcgtcacagtagcagtagcgcgtccaggcaaagcgcgctagagctattagcagtagtgaGCTTCcacgaagcgcgctgctgctacacttgtatagcagtagcgcgggtgtgcaCGTGCTATTGCtatgggttagctgtagcgccttattagtagcgccggtccccgcgctactgatatacctagaacccgctctgctgctagccttttccctagtagtatcCTATCATATTAAATCTAAagataccttgctgcaccttttctttattttattttgtgttttagttagatctatttatgaaaacctatacaatttaatctaccTCAAAACTGaggagggattgacagcccctcttacgcgttggcttgcaagtatttgttgtttgtgtgcaggtgttgtttacatagtgttgcttggttctcctactggattgataaccttgatttcataactgaggaaaatacttacctttgatgtgctgcatcatcctctccactccggggaattaccaacgcagatataagcaatcactttgctgaactcttttatgcatgattgttatagcctcgtatttcttctccgatttattggtttggtttggccaactagattgatttatctttccataggaagaggtgctttatgatgggttcgatcttgtggtgctcaatctcagtgacagaaagagacatgacacgcatgcaatcgttgctattaagggtaacaagatggggtttcatACGTGAGttcatcttgtctacatcatgacatcattcttattgcattactccatttttccatgaacttaatacactagatgcatgctggatagtggtcgatgtgtggatcaatagtagtagatgcagaatcgtttcgttctactaattttggatgtgatgcctatatacatgatcattgccttggatatcgtcataattattcgtttttctatcaatttcccaatagtaatttgtttacccatcgtatgctattttcttgggagaagcctctagtgaaaactatggcccccgggtctatttcctatcatattaaaaccaaaaatatctCGCTACAATTTtcttttacttattttattttgtgttttagttagatctgtttatcaaatctcatacaatttaatctatctcaataccgttgagggattgacaaccccttcacgcGTTGGATTGCAAGTATttattgtttgtgtgcaggtgttgtttacatagtgttgcttggttctcctactggattgataaccttggtttcataactgagcgaaatacttacctttgttgtgctgcatcatcctctcctcttcggggaaataccaacgcagagtACAAGTAATCACGACCATTTGAGTTTTCAGCCTCTCAATCTCTTGAGCCCGCCACCCGTTTTCGGCCTTGAGCTTATTGTTGTCATCCCTACTTCGGGATAACACACAATGGTCGGCCTATTCTTGAGATTCCGCATATCGTCGGTCCTCTCGGGCCTGCTTCAGGTCCCTCTCTAGTTGACCAATGGTTTCTACCGCTACAGATATAAAGCCCCATTAAGGATGGCCTCAAATTCTCGAAAATAAAAACCATATGATCAAACACACTTACCGTGTGCTTCTCTGGTGAATTTCTTAATATGCTCCACCTCAGCCTGTGCGACATCCTGCTTCGCCTTGGTCTAGGTTAGCCCTTCGGAGAGGCCCTCATTTTTATCTTGAGCAACCTGTCAAATTAAGACATGGTTACATATATTCGATCCTTAACATGGCCACTTGTGTCTGAATTAAGCCTCGGTGGCTACTAGGTTTCGCGCTCAGTCAAGATTACCACCACTAATACACTAGTCTGATAACTCATCCAACaagtgtcttaggggctactgccATATACGACAGACCTTCACACCTTTCAAAGTCCTATCGGAAAAGCTAAAAAGTAGCCTTGAGCTCTGATGGACTGTTTCTATTTAAAAGGGACTAGCGTCGGTCCATCTAGGGACTATTGAGGCCATATATTGTTAAAGTAAACAAGGGAGAAAGGTTTTTACATGCAAACCCTTGGATAAAACATCCACCGTCTTCTCAAAGTCGGAGCGAACCACGCCAAGATAGGCATCCACCGAACTGAGGGCATTGAATTATTGGCTGGAGAAGATAGGATTCCTTAAAGAGGCCTTTCTCCGCCGATGATTTATGGCACTGTCAACCTCAGAGTTGGTGGTAGAACAAGTCTATGAGGTTTCTGATTGAGCCACTTCGGGAATATCCCGTGGGGCGGGTATTGGCTCGACACCAGTCTTTGGCATTGAAGCATCCATAGCGCCTGCCTCCTCAGTTGTCGATGCATGGATGAGTTGCCTACATAAAAGCTCGAGCGATAAGACAGATAATGCCATGGCAATTTTTTGAGCTTGCTATTAATAAAACTTACCTGTCTCGGGAGGTGTGACTTTCTCTACTGCCACAGTGGCTGGTTCCTGAGCGGCACCTTGGTCGCCTGGTGGTTGGCACCCTTGAGAGGCTGAATCAGTCAGCGGATGCTTTGAGTGGCGACCCTTTGGAGGAGAAGTCAGGGTGCTCGGGGTCTTTCAGGCAGAAGATCTCTTTCGAAGAAGGCTTGAGGGGACCCTACCATAGAGAACGTTAGAACCCCTGGCAAGTCAGGAATGACGGATACTTTGGAGCCATCAAGGCTCTCTTGATAGAAGATCCCCTCCGTGAAAATAATGGATAGATCCTCATCCTCATGGAAGTCGGGGTCATCATCACGAGAATATACCCCCGGCTTAGGCACTAGGTAGCTTAGGGGTACCTATTGGGTAGCCGGTCCCGACCATCCAGTTTGCAAGGCAGTGCCTTAACCCATTGCCTTAttgaattactcacacatggcaaTCGGATCGCAAGATGAACTCATTGAAGAAGACACAAAGATGAATGCTTTACTGATGATGTGTCTTACAGTAGTTGCCAAGTGTGATACATGAGTACAAGTATGACTAACATGGAGAGAGGATTGTTGTGGTGATGATGGTGGCTACAACTATGGAAATAAGATGGGAAAATGGTGGCATCTAGGGTTGGAAGATGGTTATGGTGCCCTGTTTCATGAATGGTGTTCTCTCTCTATTGCGATTCTGGTGTAGGCCCTTTTATAAAGGTTGGGTGGTTGGACCTCCTGAAGTCGACGACGACTGGTATGAGCGCGTGCGCTCGTACCAAAGGTCGTCTTGCACTCTGGTGCATTTCCCGCACCTTCAATTCCTTCATTTCTTCCTCTATTCTTCTTGTTTCCTCCTAAGTGATGATTCCTTTCCATACTTAGGCCCTTCTTTTTTGCGGAAGCATATTAAAAACAAGGATTTCACGATCTCTCACATTCATTAGTCATGTCGGAGTGCTTTTCTCGAAAATTTTGGGATTATTCGGTTTAAACAATGGTATAATAAGCGCAAAAATACCACTCATCACTTGGAACTTGGAAGGTGCACAAACGTGCTTCTATGGCATGCGGACAATGTTGTAATTGCTGACGGCGAGCCAACGATAGCATATGGGTGGATTGCTGGAACTAGTGAGCTACAATGCTTGAACTCTGAGTCGATGATGTTGCAAACATGACTGGCGGGTGCTACGCGGTCGGTTGTGACAGTGTTACCACGAGACATGACGACGATCGATACTGCCAGGGGACATGATGATGCTGCGAGCAGCCGAAAGTGACAACGCTGCAAGACGATATGTGACGACAAGACGGGGGAGCGCGTGCTGCAACTCCGGCCACCAGATGCTACGAGCAGCGCCGATGTGACTAACGATGAGGACAATGTTGCAAGCACCTAGGGATGGCGGCAACACGACAGATCATGGGTCGTCGGCCGTGGGTTGTGATCGGTGGCGCGCCACACTAAAACCGACTATGGCGAGGTTGCGACCGGTGGCAGGTCATGCTGCAACCGATGACGGCTTATCTGGCGAACGTCGAGCGACACAGCCATGAGCACGACGGGAAGCGGGGACGCAGACATTACAAGCATGGATAACGCTGCGGCGCGCGAGACACGCGCGTTTTTCCGTGCTAGCGGGTGGAGTGGAACCAGGATATGCTAGGGCAACCAGGACCACCTAGGAGCCAGCGCCGAGATCCAACGGCTGTGGTTGGCCTAATCCTACTTTGCCGAAGCTGACCGATTGGTGGCTCGCGCCAGAGAGCGTCGCCCAAATATTTCGAGGCATTGGCATTTTTTTGGCTTCGCTCTTCTTCCCCCCTTTCTCCTCTTTCCCcacaaccccgccgccgccgccgccgccgccgctccactcCAGCCGGCGCACCCCGCCGGCGACCGGCACCGCAGCTCGCGCATGCCCGCCAGACGGCGGATCCACTAACTGGTAGCAAGAATCTGCTCCTTTTCTGATCGATTTCCCCGCCTATTGGGCTGGTCACCGTCTCCCTCTGAAACCCTAGCCACACGGCCATGGGTTCCAGTCCTGCTGCGCGTTCCAATCCCAGCAGGACCGGAAAGCGGGGGGATGCCGTGGGCGGTGGCAATCCACCAAGCAGATCTGCCAAGAAGTCCTCTGCTCTTCTCCCGAAGGGCTGGGTACGAACTCCTCTGCTCTGCTTTACTCATTCAGTTCATTCATATTACATCCGCGTCTCCTCAGCTGAATCCGCCCATGCCTTGCAGAGCGGGACGGCGTCGTACAGATGTTCCCCGCACCTCATCCCGCAGATTGTGGGGCTTCTCAGCGAGGAGCAGAAGGGCTTCGTCAGAAAAATCGGGTTTGGGAGCCTGCTGTCCATGGCAGACTTCGAGATTAACAAGGCCCTTACCTTGTGGCTGGTTGGCAGGTTCAGTTGTGAGACCGAGGCGCTCGAGTTTGAAGGCGGCGTGTCGATTCCGGTCAGGCCGCTCGTCAAGTCTATCCTTGGGATCCCTTCAGGCCCCATCCCAGTCGTGCAGTCTCCCTACAGTCACTTCTCTTCTACTAAAGTGAGGAAGGCAAAGGAACTGGCCGAAGAAATGTGTGGCATAACCGAGGAGGAACCCTTCTGTACAGCCTTCATGATGGTGATACTCGCGATTTATCTAGCGCCAAATACAACCATGCTTGTCAACCGGTCCTTGCTCGGAGCTGCTCAGAAGGTTGGTAACCTCAAACAGATGGACTGGTGCGGTTTCGTTGCTGACTATCTCCTCAAAGGACTCATGGAGTTCAAGGAATCCGATGCACCCTTTGTTCTTCTCAAGGGCTGTGTGCACATTCTGAGCGTAAGAAACATTCCGACCGCACTTATGGAAATTACAAACTGTTTGAATGTGCTGATGTTGCTTGTTTATTTATAAATTTATTTCCTTGAAATGCAGGTCATTTTCATTGATCATGTGAAACATGCTGAATTCCAAGTACCAAACGGCTTTCCACGCTTGCGCGTTGTCAGTACAGCGCATAACAAATGGGTAGCTTCGCATCCCTTTGGTAGCTTGCTGGTAATTACCCATGCACTAAATTCTGCAATCAAATTGTGATACACTATTTATTTGAAACACACCATTCATTATTTTGGGTTTCAAGATCTGATGGGTTTtaactctagcctaccccaacttgtttgggactgaaaggctttgttgttgttgtgcaCTATTCGTTATTATGTGACATATGCCTTGTTCAAAATAACGGCATGCTCTATGCTGCTACAAGCATTACCAGTCTTGTAACCCACATCCATCCAATGAGTAGCATTTATTCACCAAATTTTGACCGGTCAAGTTTATTACTTACACGCAATTACATTTGAGTGACCTCTTTCAGAAGTATTTTTCTTTTTTTAAGTTGCATATAATGATTGCTACAGTCAGTAACTTTACGCGTATTCTCATTCATATAGGTACGTCGTCTAGAAGAGTCTGTCTATGCTCCTGTGCTTAATAATGGAAATGGTAACATTGTTGAAGGCGGAGAATGTGCTGATTCTGATACAAATACTGATGCTCTAGCCAATCTGCCTGCTACCGACAATGATCAAAATAACCAGCATCCGGTTTCAGCAGGTCCTGCCAGCTTGTCCATTGTTGTAGCGTTAGAGACATCAGCTCAATCTGCAGGTACAAACCATCTTCACGGGGCCATGGGTTCCAATCCTGCTGCGCATGCTAATCCCAGCAGTAACGGAAAGCAGGGGAGTGCCATGGATGGTGGTAGTCCACCAAGTAGATCTGCCAAGAGGCCCCGGAAGGTACGATCCCGGAATCCCTCCACTCCTCTGCTCTGCGTTTTTCAGTTTACATTACGCCTGAATCTCCTTAGTTGATCCACTCATACCTTGTAGAGCGGGAGCGCGGTGTACAGATGTTCCCCTCGCCTCATTCCGCAGATTGTGGAGCTTCTCAGTGAGGAGCAGAAGGGCTTCGTCAGAAAAATCGGGTTTGGGAGCCTGCTGTCCATGGCGGATTTCGAGATGAACAAGGCCCTTACCCTCTGGTTGGTTGGTAAGTTCAGTTGTGACACCAATGCGCTTGAGTTTGGAGGCGGCTTATCGATTCCGGTGAGGCCACTCGTCAAGTCTGTCCTTGGGATCCCTTCGGGCCCCATCCAAGTCGTGCAGGGTCTCCATGTTGACTATGGTCTCTTCAGTCAGTACTGCTCTGTTAAATTCAAGAACGCCAGGAAATTGGCCGAGGAAATGTGCAGCATAACCGAGGAGGAACCCTTCTGTATAGCCTTCATGATGACGATACTCGCGATTTATCTAGCACCAAATACAACCGTGCTTGTCAACAGGTCCTTTCTTGGAGCTGCTCAACAGGTCAGTAGCCTCAAACAGATGGATTGGTGCGGTTTCGTTGCTGACTATCTTTTCAAAGGAATCAGGGAGTTCAAGGAATCAGATGCACCCTTTGGTTGTCTAAAGGGCTGTGTGCACATTCTGAGCGTAAGAAACATTCCAACTGCACTTACGGAAATTACAAACTGTTTGAATGTGCTGATGTTGCTTGTTCATTTAGAAATTTATTTCCATTCACTGTCCTTGAAATGCAGGTCATTTTCATTGATCTTGTGAAACATGCTGCATTCGAAGTACCAAACCGCTTTCCACGCTTGGGCTTTGTCACTACAGAGCATAACAAATGGGTAGCTTCACATCCCTTTGGTAGCTTGCTGGTAATTACTCATGCACTGAATTCTGCAATCAAACTGTGATACGCTATTTATTTGAAACACACCATTCATTATTATGGGTTTCGAGATCTTGTGGGTTTGAACTCTAGCCCACCCTAACTTGTTTGGGactgaaaggctttgttgttgttgtacaCTATTTGTTATTATGTGACATGCCTTGTTCAAAATAATGGCATGCTCTATGCTGCTACAAGCATTACCAGTCTTATAACCCACACCCATCCAATGAGTAGCATTTATTTACCAAATCTTGACCAATCAAGTTTATTACTTACACGGAATTACATTTGAGTGACCTCTTTCAGAAGTAATTTTCTTTTTCTTAAGTTGCATATAATGATTGCTACAATCAGTAACTTTACGCGTATTCTCATTCTAGGTACGTCGTCTAGAAGAGTCTGTCTATGCTCCTGTGCTTAATAATGGAAATGGTAACATTGTTGAAGGCGGAGAATGTGCTGATTCTGATACAGATAC is from Triticum aestivum cultivar Chinese Spring chromosome 3A, IWGSC CS RefSeq v2.1, whole genome shotgun sequence and encodes:
- the LOC123059876 gene encoding uncharacterized protein produces the protein MGSSPAARSNPSRTGKRGDAVGGGNPPSRSAKKSSALLPKGWSGTASYRCSPHLIPQIVGLLSEEQKGFVRKIGFGSLLSMADFEINKALTLWLVGRFSCETEALEFEGGVSIPVRPLVKSILGIPSGPIPVVQSPYSHFSSTKVRKAKELAEEMCGITEEEPFCTAFMMVILAIYLAPNTTMLVNRSLLGAAQKVGNLKQMDWCGFVADYLLKGLMEFKESDAPFVLLKGCVHILSVIFIDHVKHAEFQVPNGFPRLRVVSTAHNKWVASHPFGSLLVRRLEESVYAPVLNNGNGNIVEGGECADSDTNTDALANLPATDNDQNNQHPVSAGPASLSIVVALETSAQSAGTNHLHGAMGSNPAAHANPSSNGKQGSAMDGGSPPSRSAKRPRKSGSAVYRCSPRLIPQIVELLSEEQKGFVRKIGFGSLLSMADFEMNKALTLWLVGKFSCDTNALEFGGGLSIPVRPLVKSVLGIPSGPIQVVQGLHVDYGLFSQYCSVKFKNARKLAEEMCSITEEEPFCIAFMMTILAIYLAPNTTVLVNRSFLGAAQQVSSLKQMDWCGFVADYLFKGIREFKESDAPFGCLKGCVHILSVIFIDLVKHAAFEVPNRFPRLGFVTTEHNKWVASHPFGSLLVRRLEESVYAPVLNNGNGNIVEGGECADSDTDTDALSNQSATDNDQNNQHPVSPGPGSLLIVTGLETSARSAEHIIFPRSGEQLQSAGPSSEPYSAQIPNGLEVLAAAAESRNRDSPSTMEKHDRSAKRARVEPPNSGQMVRAGEATIRMDMSLFSCRVCSHPVKPPVFQCNVGHLACGRCLAELPDEQCQMCEHGGDFSRCPVMDDVVLSSTMKCSHEGCHIYVPYHELDDHQSTCPHGPCFCTETGCSFAGAPAALLGHLAALHSMPVHKVHYGSVHQLRVSEPRFLLHAEEDDSAFLLAVGVLGMATVASVVCLRAGAYPEPRYAVKLWANGPPLPSSAAGSILLDMQAVTSIARPGEVAVEELPSFLMVPPAYLVDCGAYKEVSLDVRIDRM